A region of Arabidopsis thaliana chromosome 5, partial sequence DNA encodes the following proteins:
- a CDS encoding Agenet and bromo-adjacent homology (BAH) domain-containing protein (agenet domain-containing protein / bromo-adjacent homology (BAH) domain-containing protein; FUNCTIONS IN: RNA binding, DNA binding; INVOLVED IN: biological_process unknown; LOCATED IN: cellular_component unknown; EXPRESSED IN: 22 plant structures; EXPRESSED DURING: 13 growth stages; CONTAINS InterPro DOMAIN/s: Tudor-like, plant (InterPro:IPR014002), Agenet (InterPro:IPR008395), Bromo adjacent homology (BAH) domain (InterPro:IPR001025); BEST Arabidopsis thaliana protein match is: agenet domain-containing protein / bromo-adjacent homology (BAH) domain-containing protein (TAIR:AT1G68580.2); Has 30201 Blast hits to 17322 proteins in 780 species: Archae - 12; Bacteria - 1396; Metazoa - 17338; Fungi - 3422; Plants - 5037; Viruses - 0; Other Eukaryotes - 2996 (source: NCBI BLink).), with translation MCENDHHFVEWKEHFVSQERGNRVVHYFLKDSAGESILAVIGTERSVRHMFYVVSEEFVRIHGPENSIHSGFKWRSRREVVDWLTSMLSKQSTQGNWSKSPKCESGESNGSPEFPSNGFTAQRAQASEEVRLPINLIIHSWEIMWSGAPWMCGKQLKHYPSFCRNGTTIGVQSFVFVLSKGEDRYVAYLEDMYEDKRGLKKVKVRWFHYTKEVKGAVALKNPNPKEVFITPHSQVISAECVDGPATVLTREHYEECVASFPNSLLARVHMCYRQLRNSKVKPFDLSKLRGYLDQPIMSCLSSMEAGPVDCAMNIEEDEEWSEGENVMVGAERSMKKRARIMSDHLLTTYESSCKRLKLNASGKRFPSPTNVQKHPCYNGVVKTDAKIEFLCQDSGIRGCWFRCTVLDVSRKQVKLQYDDIEDEDGYGNLEEWVPAFKSAMPDKLGIRLSNRPTIRPAPRDVKTAYFDLTIGEAVDAWWNDGWWEGVVIATGKPDTEDLKIYIPGENLCLTVLRKDIRISRDWVGDSWVDIDPKPEILAIVSSDSSSESKLSMLSTLSKDTKAKPSAMPNIVEEAEPEGEKAYNSLLGEQNKEHKDVVVKEDDENKLSKEEDKEVGSNETKTYVNHENTVEDHKEDDVTLNDEKARKSESVFTLSKTTTTLVTT, from the exons atgtgtGAGAATGATCATCATTTTGTCGAGTGGAAGGAGCATTTTGTCTCCCAAGAGCGAGGGAACCGTGTTGTTCATTACTTCCTCAAGGATTCTGCCGGTGAATCTATCCTAGCTGTCATTGGTACTGAGAGAAGTGTTAGGCACATGTTCTATGTTGTCTCTGAGGAGTTTGTGCGCATTCATGGTCCTGAGAATTCAATTCATTCTGGCTTCAAATGGAGGTCGAGAAGGGAAGTTGTGGATTGGCTCACTTCAATGCTGTCTAAGCAGAGTACACAAGGAAACTGGTCGA AGTCACCAAAATGTGAGTCAGGGGAATCTAATGGATCTCCCGAATTTCCAAGCAATGGATTTACTGCTCAGCGAGCTCAAGCAAGTGAAGAG GTCCGTCTTCCCATAAACTTGATTATTCACAGTTGGGAGATTATGTGGTCAGGAGCTCCTTGGATGTGTGGTAAACAGCTCAAACATTACCCATCATTTTGCAGAAATGGGACAACAATAGGG gttcaatcttttgtctttgtcttGAGCAAAGGGGAGGATCGGTACGTTGCATATCTGGAAGATATGTATGAGGATAAGCGTGGCCTAAAAAAGGTCAAAGTGAGGTGGTTTCACTACACAAAAGAAGTGAAGGGTGCAGTTGCTCTCAAgaacccaaacccaaaagaGGTTTTTATCACCCCTCATTCACAGGTCATCAGTGCAGAATGTGTTGATGGTCCTGCCACTGTCTTGACCCGTGAGCATTATGAGGAGTGTGTGGCTTCCTTTCCGAATTCTTTATTGGCAAGGGTACACATGTGCTATCGGCAACTCAGGAACAGCAAAGTTAAACCTTTTGATTTGAGTAAATTGCGTGGATATTTGGACCAACCGATTATGTCTTGCTTAAGTTCTATGGAGGCTGGTCCTGTAGACTGTGCGATGAATatagaggaagatgaagaatggAGTGAGGGTGAGAATGTAATGGTTGGTGCTGAGAGAAGCATGAAAAAACGAGCAAGAATTATGTCTGATCATCTGTTAACAACTTACGAATCTTCATGTAAGAGACTAAAACTTAATGCCTCGGGCAAAAGATTTCCTTCACCAACCAATGTTCAGAAACATCCTTGTTACAACGGAGTGGTTAAGACTGATGCAAAAATAGAGTTTCTGTGTCAAGATAGCGGTATTAGAGGCTGTTGGTTTAGATGCACTGTCCTGGACGTATCAAGGAAACAGGTAAAACTCCAGTATGATGATATAGAGGACGAGGATGGATATGGAAACCTTGAG GAATGGGTGCCGGCTTTTAAATCTGCTATGCCTGACAAGCTTGGTATAAGGTTGTCCAACCGCCCAACAATCCGACCTGCTCCTCGAGATGTTAAAACAGCATACTTTGATCTTACAATTGGTGAAGCTGTTGATGCATGGTGGAATGATGGTTGGTGGGAAGGTGTTGTAATTGCCACTGGCAAACCGGATACTGAGGacttgaaaatatatatcccTG GGGAGAACTTATGCTTAACAGTGCTCAGAAAGGATATTCGGATTTCCAGAGACTGGGTGGGAGATAGCTGGGTTGATATCGATCCTAAACCCGAAATACTCGCTATTGTATCTTCTGATAGTAGCTCGGAATCCAAGCTTTCCATGTTGTCCACTCTTTCAAAAGACACAAAGGCAAAACCCAGTGCTATGCCAAATATTGTTGAGGAGGCAGAACCTGAAGGTGAGAAAGCGTACAATTCCCTTTTAGGAGAACAGAACAAAGAGCATAAAGATGTGGTAGTTAAGGAAGATGACGAAAACAAACTTTCAAAAGAAGAGGATAAAGAGGTTGGAAGTAACGAAACTAAAACCTATGTCAACCATGAAAATACCGTGGAGGACcacaaagaagatgatgttaCCCTTAATGATGAGAAGGCCCGCAAATCAGAATCAGTCTTCACCCTATCAAAAACTACTACCACGCTGGTGACAACGTAA
- the QRT1 gene encoding Pectin lyase-like superfamily protein (QUARTET 1 (QRT1); FUNCTIONS IN: pectinesterase activity; INVOLVED IN: pectin catabolic process; LOCATED IN: endomembrane system, cell wall, plant-type cell wall; EXPRESSED IN: 8 plant structures; EXPRESSED DURING: 5 post anthesis, sepals enclosing floral bud, petal differentiation and expansion stage, fruit development stages; CONTAINS InterPro DOMAIN/s: Pectin lyase fold/virulence factor (InterPro:IPR011050), Pectinesterase, catalytic (InterPro:IPR000070), Pectin lyase fold (InterPro:IPR012334); BEST Arabidopsis thaliana protein match is: Pectin lyase-like superfamily protein (TAIR:AT5G47500.1); Has 1807 Blast hits to 1807 proteins in 277 species: Archae - 0; Bacteria - 0; Metazoa - 736; Fungi - 347; Plants - 385; Viruses - 0; Other Eukaryotes - 339 (source: NCBI BLink).) has protein sequence MKVEAFIPAVLLLCFGVMLCLKSSCALQIGNNNELKNYISWEDLRVVEDGRIERSFSIKENSNWVTTNANANANATNVRRVIVVDKNGGGDSVTVQGAVDMVPDSNSQRVKIFILPGIYREKVIVPKSKPYISFIGNESYAGDTVISWSDKASDLGCDGKELGTYRTASVSIESDFFCATAITFENTVVAEAGEQGRQAVALRIIGDKAVFYRVRVLGSQDTLFDDNGSHYFYQCYIQGNVDFIFGNAKSLYQDCDIHSTAKRYGAIAAHHRDSETEDTGFSFVNCDISGTGQIYLGRAWGNYSRTVYSNCFIADIITPVGWSDWKHPERQRKVMFGEYNCRGRGAERGGRVPWSKTLTRDEVKPFLGREFIYGDQWLRL, from the exons ATGAAAGTCGAAGCTTTTATTCCCGCCGTTttattgctctgttttggGGTAATGTTATGTTTAAAAAGCTCGTGTGCGTTGCAGATAGGTAACAATAATGAGTTGAAGAATTACATAAGTTGGGAAGATTTGAGAGTTGTGGAAGATGGAAGAATAGAGAGAAGTTTTAGCATTAAGGAGAATAGTAATTGGGTAACCACAAACGCTAACGCTAACGCGAACGCTACTAACGTGAGAAGAGTGATTGTGGTTGATAAAAACGGAGGAGGAGATTCTGTTACAGTTCAAGGAGCTGTTGATATGGTTCCTGATTCCAATTCACAGAGAGTTAAAATCTTCATTCTTCCTGGGATTTACAG GGAGAAGGTGATTGTGCCGAAATCAAAACCGTATATTTCGTTCATAGGTAATGAGAGCTATGCGGGAGATACAGTGATTAGTTGGAGCGATAAAGCTTCAGACCTTGGCTGCGATGGTAAAGAACTCGGCACTTATAGAACCGCCTCTGTTTCCATTGAATCTGATTTCTTCTGTGCTACTGCCATCACTTTTGAG AACACGGTGGTTGCAGAGGCAGGGGAACAGGGGAGGCAAGCGGTGGCGTTGAGAATAATTGGGGACAAAGCTGTGTTCTatagagttagggttttgggatCACAAGACACTCTTTTTGATGACAATGGATCTCACTACTTTTACCAATGCTATATCCAAGGCAATGTAGATTTCATCTTTGGCAATGCGAAATCACTTTACCAG GACTGTGATATCCACTCAACCGCAAAGAGATATGGCGCGATCGCGGCTCATCATAGAGACTCGGAGACTGAAGATACCGGGTTCTCCTTTGTGAACTGTGATATCAGTGGTACTGGGCAGATTTACTTAGGAAGGGCTTGGGGAAACTACTCAAGAACTGTTTATTCAAACTGTTTCATAGCTGATATTATCACTCCTGTGGGCTGGAGTGACTGGAAACACCCTGAGAGGCAAAG GAAAGTGATGTTCGGGGAGTACAATTGCAGGGGAAGAGGAGCAGAGAGAGGAGGCCGAGTACCGTGGTCGAAAACTCTTACCAGAGATGAAGTGAAGCCTTTTCTGGGAAGAGAGTTCATATATGGAGATCAATGGCTGAGACTCTAA
- the QRT1 gene encoding Pectin lyase-like superfamily protein, giving the protein MKVEAFIPAVLLLCFGVMLCLKSSCALQIGNNNELKNYISWEDLRVVEDGRIERSFSIKENSNWVTTNANANANATNVRRVIVVDKNGGGDSVTVQGAVDMVPDSNSQRVKIFILPGIYREKVIVPKSKPYISFIGNESYAGDTVISWSDKASDLGCDGKELGTYRTASVSIESDFFCATAITFENTVVAEAGEQGRQAVALRIIGDKAVFYRVRVLGSQDTLFDDNGSHYFYQCYIQGNVDFIFGNAKSLYQDCDIHSTAKRYGAIAAHHRDSETEDTGFSFVNCDISGTGQIYLGRAWGNYSRTVYSNCFIADIITPVGWSDWKHPERQR; this is encoded by the exons ATGAAAGTCGAAGCTTTTATTCCCGCCGTTttattgctctgttttggGGTAATGTTATGTTTAAAAAGCTCGTGTGCGTTGCAGATAGGTAACAATAATGAGTTGAAGAATTACATAAGTTGGGAAGATTTGAGAGTTGTGGAAGATGGAAGAATAGAGAGAAGTTTTAGCATTAAGGAGAATAGTAATTGGGTAACCACAAACGCTAACGCTAACGCGAACGCTACTAACGTGAGAAGAGTGATTGTGGTTGATAAAAACGGAGGAGGAGATTCTGTTACAGTTCAAGGAGCTGTTGATATGGTTCCTGATTCCAATTCACAGAGAGTTAAAATCTTCATTCTTCCTGGGATTTACAG GGAGAAGGTGATTGTGCCGAAATCAAAACCGTATATTTCGTTCATAGGTAATGAGAGCTATGCGGGAGATACAGTGATTAGTTGGAGCGATAAAGCTTCAGACCTTGGCTGCGATGGTAAAGAACTCGGCACTTATAGAACCGCCTCTGTTTCCATTGAATCTGATTTCTTCTGTGCTACTGCCATCACTTTTGAG AACACGGTGGTTGCAGAGGCAGGGGAACAGGGGAGGCAAGCGGTGGCGTTGAGAATAATTGGGGACAAAGCTGTGTTCTatagagttagggttttgggatCACAAGACACTCTTTTTGATGACAATGGATCTCACTACTTTTACCAATGCTATATCCAAGGCAATGTAGATTTCATCTTTGGCAATGCGAAATCACTTTACCAG GACTGTGATATCCACTCAACCGCAAAGAGATATGGCGCGATCGCGGCTCATCATAGAGACTCGGAGACTGAAGATACCGGGTTCTCCTTTGTGAACTGTGATATCAGTGGTACTGGGCAGATTTACTTAGGAAGGGCTTGGGGAAACTACTCAAGAACTGTTTATTCAAACTGTTTCATAGCTGATATTATCACTCCTGTGGGCTGGAGTGACTGGAAACACCCTGAGAGGCAAAGGTAA
- a CDS encoding Mitochondrial transcription termination factor family protein, translating into MILLRCGFVCEGVKKGIVKPEESETDEDDLDLGISPNATSEKKKESWRLDGRGKMSSRKYVEKLYPRLAEEIDIDPKCVPLLDYLSTFGLKESHFVQMYERHMPSLQINVFSAQERLDYLLSVGVKHRDIKRMLLRQPQILQYTVENNLKAHISFLMGLGIPNSKIGQIVAATPSLFSYSVENSLRPTIRYLIEEVGIKETDVGKVVQLSPQILVQRLDITWNTRYMFLSKELGAPRDSVVKMVKKHPQLLHYSIDDGFLPRINFLRSIGMCNSDILKVLTSLTQVLSLSLEDNLKPKYMYLVNELNNEVHILTKYPMYLSLSLDQRIRPRHRFLVELKKVRKGPFPLSSLVPNDESFCQQWAGTSVDTYLAFRQRLLLKEFANKYDKRG; encoded by the exons atgattttgctAAGATGTGGCTTTGTTTGTGAAGGTGTGAAGAAAGGGATTGTCAAGCCTGAAGAAAGTGAGactgatgaagatgatcttGATTTAGGCATTAGTCCTAATGCCActtctgagaagaagaaggagtcTTGGCGTTTAGATGGTCGAGGAAAG ATGAGTTCGAGGAAGTATGTGGAGAAACTATACCCTCGGCTCGCAGAAGAGATTGATATAGATCCGAAATGTGTACCACTTCTGGATTACTTAAGCACATTTGGTTTGAAAGAGTCACACTTTGTTCAAATGTACGAGAGACACATGCCATCCCTTCAGATTAATGTGTTCTCAGCTCAAGAGAGACTCGATTACTTGTTGAGTGTCGGTGTTAAACACAGAGATATCAAGAGAATGCTCTTGAGACAACCACAGATACTTCAATACACTGTTGAGAACAATCTCAAAGCTCACATTTCCTTTCTAATGGGTCTTGGCATTCCTAATTCCAAAATAGGACAGATTGTTGCTGCTACcccttctctcttctcttacaGTGTAGAGAATTCATTGAGACCTACGATAAGGTATCTGATCGAAGAGGTTGGGATAAAGGAAACCGATGTTGGAAAGGTTGTGCAACTTAGCCCTCAGATTCTGGTTCAGCGGCTCGACATAACATGGAACACTCGCTACATGTTCCTCTCCAAGGAGTTAGGAGCACCTAGAGACAGCGTAGTGAAGATGGTAAAGAAGCATCCGCAGCTTCTTCACTACAGTATCGATGACGGGTTCTTGCCTCGAATCAATTTCCTTAGGAGCATTGGGATGTGCAATTCTGATATACTGAAAGTCTTGACTAGCCTTACACAG gttttgtctctttcactAGAAGATAATCTAAAACCTAAGTACATGTATTTGGTCAATGAGCTCAATAATGAAGTTCACATTCTGACCAAATACCCAATGTACTTGAGCTTGTCCTTGGATCAAAGGATACGTCCGCGCCACCGCTTCTTGGTTGAGTTAAAGAAAGTGCGGAAAGGGCCATTCCCTCTTAGTTCATTAGTTCCAAATGATGAAAGCTTTTGTCAGCAATGGGCTGGAACCAGTGTAGATACGTATCTCGCCTTTCGCCAGAGGCTGTTACTCAAGGAGTTTGCAAACAAGTATGACaagagaggatga